In Leptospiraceae bacterium, one genomic interval encodes:
- the gltB gene encoding glutamate synthase large subunit, whose protein sequence is MQNNEQISSSASSLPPAQGLYDPAYEKDACGVGFVAHIKGKSSRDIIDKGIRLMCNLEHRGAEGAEPKTGDGAGIKISIPDKFFRAVLPFPLPPMGEYAVGMLFLPQDSLIREGVETIIEKVIIDEGEHCLGFRDVPVNPDVVGSVARKTIPVFRQVFIGKSKNTEKGDAFERKLFLIRRIIDRRFRTEYKLDRSQYYVPSFSSRTIVYKGMLLGNQVKPFYLDLSSPDMESSFCLTHTRFSTNTFPTWDLAHPYRLIAHNGEINTLQGNINWMAARQIVMESPYYGPELKRMLPIIMEGQSDTATFDTVLELLCMGGRSLPHAVMMMIPEAWSKNAAMDPDRKAFYEYHATLMEPWDGPAAIAFCDGKVIGATLDRNGLRPARYKITKEDIVILSSEAGVLNTEPDMVLKQDRLRPGRMLLIDLEKGQILDDEEIKREISTQKPYRKWVEENMVRLNQLPDVKGTKKEENHNTIIESLRAFGYNTEDLLMTMKPMALNGEEATGSMGVDVSLPVLSDKPQPLFRYFKQNFAQVTNPPIDPIREELVMELTTYIGPEGNLLDETPEHCHRLELEHPVLTNDELEKIKQIHQGVLKAITFPILFDPTKKHDMRHSLDKVCQKVADSVREGYNLIIISDRGVSKDRAAIPSLLAVSGIHHYLIRSGLRTKTGLILESGEPREVAHFALLCGYGANAVNPYLAFEALNDSIREGLFSEIPDYKTAQKNFIKSIGKGLFKVFSKMGISTLQSYCGAQIFEAIGLDLELVSTYFTGTATRIGGLSLEMLEEETVRRHTDAYDPTFFPGGLEPGGVHYYRKTGDPHIFNALTIHKLQHATLTGDYKVFKEFSKLIDEQQEKQITLRSLFQIDDKKCKPIPIEEVESVSEIVRRFQTGAMSFGSISHEAHSTLAIAMNRIGAKSNTGEGGEDEERFKTLPNGDSMRSAIKQVASARFGVTTNYLVNADDLQIKMAQGAKPGEGGQLPGHKVDKNIARLRYSTPGVTLISPPPHHDIYSIEDLKQLIFDLKNVNPRSRVSVKLVSEVGVGTVAAGVAKAHADHILISGHDGGTGASPLSSIHYAGTPWEIGLAETHQTLVINGLRDRVYLAVDGKIMTGKDVVIGALLGAEEFGFSTSALVTIGCVMMRKCHLNTCPVGVATQDAHLRTKFTGKPENVINFMHFIAEEVRELMAQMGFRTFTEMIGQVQMIRFDRPRNHWKARGLDFSKVLAKPKPAHFPTEMYRTKEQNHGLERQMDNEIIRRSRAAIDYKQKVKFEMKIINLNLSVGTMLAGEIARKYGELGLPEDTIDITFKGNAGQSFGAFITNGVTLRLIGDSNDYVGKGLCGGKIIVASPPNAAFDPTENIIVGNTCFYGATKGSAFINGFGGERFAVRNSGAKIVVEGIGDHGCEYMTGGSVIILGKTGRNFGAGMSGGIAYVWDHDGKFAQNVNMQMVELEKMNDPEEVAQVFKLITLHKEYTNSKRATAILSNWKVEVEKFVKVMPTDYKKALQKIKEEAANNVSAREARHG, encoded by the coding sequence ATGCAAAATAATGAACAAATTTCATCTTCTGCTTCCTCATTGCCACCTGCCCAAGGTCTTTATGACCCCGCATACGAGAAAGATGCCTGTGGGGTAGGCTTTGTGGCTCATATAAAAGGCAAAAGTTCTAGAGATATCATCGATAAGGGTATTCGCCTAATGTGTAATCTAGAGCATCGCGGTGCTGAGGGCGCTGAACCAAAAACGGGGGATGGTGCTGGAATCAAAATTTCGATTCCGGATAAATTCTTTCGTGCGGTTCTTCCATTCCCTTTACCTCCGATGGGTGAATATGCAGTAGGGATGCTTTTTCTACCTCAGGACTCCTTAATTCGAGAAGGCGTTGAAACTATTATTGAAAAAGTTATTATAGACGAAGGCGAGCATTGCCTGGGATTTCGGGATGTGCCTGTCAATCCTGACGTTGTAGGCTCAGTGGCAAGAAAGACGATTCCTGTATTCAGACAAGTTTTCATTGGAAAGAGCAAAAATACAGAAAAAGGCGATGCCTTTGAAAGAAAGCTATTCTTAATTCGCCGTATTATTGACAGACGATTTAGAACTGAATACAAGCTAGACAGAAGCCAATACTATGTTCCTAGCTTTTCTTCTAGAACGATAGTTTATAAGGGAATGCTACTTGGTAATCAAGTTAAACCATTTTATCTGGACTTGAGTTCTCCCGATATGGAAAGCTCCTTTTGTCTGACGCACACTCGGTTTTCGACCAATACCTTTCCTACCTGGGATCTAGCTCATCCGTATCGATTGATTGCTCACAACGGTGAAATCAATACTCTACAGGGCAATATCAATTGGATGGCGGCAAGACAAATTGTAATGGAATCGCCTTATTACGGTCCTGAATTAAAAAGAATGCTTCCTATCATCATGGAAGGGCAAAGTGATACGGCAACCTTTGATACCGTTCTTGAGTTGCTTTGTATGGGTGGAAGAAGTCTACCTCATGCTGTGATGATGATGATTCCAGAAGCATGGTCAAAGAATGCAGCCATGGATCCAGATAGAAAAGCTTTTTATGAATACCATGCTACTCTCATGGAGCCCTGGGATGGTCCTGCGGCAATCGCTTTTTGTGATGGCAAGGTAATCGGTGCTACCCTAGATAGAAATGGTCTTCGTCCTGCTCGTTATAAAATTACGAAGGAAGATATTGTCATCTTAAGCTCTGAGGCTGGTGTTCTAAATACAGAGCCTGATATGGTTCTGAAACAAGATAGACTTCGTCCTGGAAGAATGCTTTTGATTGATCTAGAAAAAGGTCAAATCTTAGATGATGAAGAAATTAAACGTGAAATCAGCACACAAAAGCCTTATCGCAAATGGGTAGAAGAAAATATGGTTCGCTTGAATCAGTTGCCAGACGTAAAGGGAACCAAGAAAGAAGAGAACCACAATACGATCATTGAGTCCTTACGAGCATTTGGCTATAACACAGAAGATTTACTTATGACCATGAAGCCAATGGCTCTGAATGGGGAAGAGGCAACAGGCTCTATGGGTGTTGACGTGAGCTTACCGGTATTATCCGATAAACCACAGCCTTTGTTTCGTTACTTTAAACAAAACTTCGCACAGGTAACAAATCCTCCGATTGATCCGATTCGGGAAGAGCTAGTTATGGAGCTGACTACCTACATTGGACCGGAAGGAAATTTACTTGATGAAACTCCTGAACATTGCCATCGACTTGAATTGGAGCACCCGGTTTTAACAAACGATGAGCTAGAAAAGATAAAACAAATTCATCAGGGTGTTCTAAAAGCAATTACCTTTCCAATCTTGTTTGACCCTACAAAAAAACACGATATGCGACATTCCTTAGATAAGGTTTGTCAGAAGGTAGCAGATTCTGTTCGCGAAGGATACAATTTAATTATTATTTCCGATCGTGGTGTTTCCAAGGATAGGGCGGCTATTCCGAGTTTGCTTGCAGTATCTGGAATTCACCATTACTTGATTCGCTCTGGTCTAAGAACTAAGACTGGTTTGATTTTAGAATCAGGAGAACCTAGAGAGGTTGCTCATTTTGCTCTACTCTGTGGATATGGGGCTAATGCTGTTAATCCGTATCTAGCATTTGAAGCTTTAAATGATTCGATAAGAGAAGGTTTGTTTTCTGAAATTCCAGATTATAAAACTGCACAGAAAAATTTTATCAAATCCATTGGTAAAGGTCTGTTTAAAGTCTTTAGTAAAATGGGAATTTCAACTTTACAATCCTATTGTGGTGCGCAAATATTTGAAGCGATTGGTTTGGATTTAGAACTAGTCAGCACATACTTTACAGGCACTGCAACTCGTATTGGCGGATTGAGTTTAGAAATGCTCGAAGAAGAAACCGTTAGACGACATACAGATGCCTATGATCCGACATTTTTTCCAGGCGGTTTAGAGCCAGGGGGAGTTCATTATTACAGAAAGACCGGTGACCCGCATATTTTCAATGCCCTAACCATACATAAATTACAACATGCAACGTTGACTGGAGATTATAAGGTTTTCAAAGAATTTTCTAAATTAATTGATGAGCAACAAGAAAAGCAAATTACTCTTCGAAGTCTTTTTCAAATTGATGACAAAAAATGTAAGCCAATTCCGATTGAGGAAGTAGAATCTGTTTCTGAAATCGTAAGACGTTTCCAGACAGGAGCAATGAGCTTTGGTTCTATATCGCATGAAGCACATAGCACACTTGCCATTGCCATGAATAGAATAGGAGCAAAATCAAACACCGGTGAAGGTGGAGAAGATGAAGAACGATTTAAAACACTACCGAATGGAGATAGTATGCGATCGGCTATTAAACAAGTCGCATCTGCTCGCTTCGGGGTAACAACGAATTACCTCGTCAATGCTGATGACTTGCAAATCAAAATGGCACAGGGAGCAAAGCCGGGAGAAGGTGGTCAGTTACCGGGTCATAAAGTAGATAAGAATATTGCAAGACTACGTTATAGCACTCCAGGGGTTACTCTCATTTCGCCTCCACCGCACCATGACATTTATTCGATTGAAGATTTGAAACAATTGATCTTTGATTTAAAAAATGTAAATCCTAGATCTCGTGTAAGTGTGAAACTAGTTTCTGAAGTGGGTGTAGGAACAGTCGCGGCTGGTGTTGCTAAGGCACATGCGGATCATATCCTCATTAGTGGACATGACGGTGGAACAGGAGCGAGTCCTCTTTCATCTATTCACTATGCAGGGACTCCCTGGGAAATTGGACTTGCTGAGACACATCAAACATTAGTAATCAATGGACTACGTGATAGAGTTTACTTAGCCGTTGATGGTAAAATTATGACCGGCAAAGACGTAGTAATCGGTGCACTTCTAGGAGCAGAAGAATTTGGTTTTTCAACATCTGCACTTGTAACGATTGGTTGTGTGATGATGCGTAAATGTCATTTGAATACATGCCCGGTAGGAGTTGCAACACAGGATGCGCATTTAAGGACTAAGTTTACAGGAAAGCCTGAAAACGTTATTAACTTCATGCATTTTATCGCAGAAGAAGTCAGAGAGCTAATGGCTCAGATGGGATTTAGAACCTTTACGGAAATGATTGGTCAGGTTCAAATGATACGATTTGACAGACCACGTAATCATTGGAAGGCGCGAGGGCTAGATTTTTCAAAGGTTCTTGCAAAACCAAAGCCAGCACACTTTCCGACAGAGATGTATCGCACGAAAGAACAAAACCACGGACTAGAGCGGCAAATGGATAACGAGATCATTCGTCGATCTAGAGCCGCAATTGATTACAAACAAAAAGTAAAATTCGAAATGAAAATCATCAACTTGAATTTATCAGTAGGCACAATGCTCGCCGGAGAAATTGCTCGCAAGTATGGAGAGCTTGGACTTCCTGAGGATACGATTGATATTACGTTCAAAGGTAATGCAGGACAAAGTTTTGGAGCTTTCATTACGAATGGTGTAACGCTTAGACTCATTGGCGATTCGAATGACTATGTAGGTAAGGGACTTTGTGGGGGTAAAATAATAGTAGCCTCTCCGCCAAATGCCGCCTTTGATCCAACAGAAAATATTATTGTTGGAAATACATGCTTCTATGGTGCAACGAAAGGATCTGCTTTCATCAATGGATTTGGTGGGGAAAGATTTGCAGTTCGAAATTCTGGAGCAAAAATAGTTGTAGAAGGAATCGGAGATCATGGTTGTGAGTATATGACAGGTGGCTCTGTAATCATTCTAGGTAAGACAGGAAGAAATTTTGGAGCAGGTATGTCAGGTGGTATTGCATATGTTTGGGATCATGATGGAAAATTTGCACAGAATGTAAATATGCAAATGGTGGAACTCGAGAAGATGAATGACCCGGAAGAAGTGGCACAAGTCTTTAAGCTCATAACTCTTCATAAAGAATACACGAATTCAAAACGCGCAACGGCGATACTTTCAAACTGGAAAGTAGAAGTTGAAAAATTCGTAAAAGTAATGCCAACAGATTATAAAAAAGCTCTGCAAAAAATAAAAGAAGAAGCGGCTAATAACGTTAGTGCTCGGGAGGCGCGTCATGGGTAA
- a CDS encoding glutamate synthase subunit beta, whose amino-acid sequence MGKPTGFVEYKREGLKYEPKETRIQNYKEFEKPFEESVAKIQAARCMDCGIPFCHGDTGCPVDNLIPEFNDFIYKGKWKEAVENLHSTNNFPEFTGRLCPAPCEGACTVGLIDKPVSIKAIERTIIDRAFEEGWVVPKPSEYRSGKKIAVVGSGPAGLAAAQQLARAGHDVVVFEKADRVGGLLRYGIPDFKMEKHLIDRRVKQMEAEGVVFKTNTHVGKDITAKQLLAEYDSIVLAMGAERPRDLNVPGRELKGVYFAMDFLTFNNKKVSGDNGDFISAKDKNVIVIGGGDTGSDCVGTSNRHGAKSVTQIELFPEPPKDRDPSTPWPLYPKMLRTSSSQEEGNVVRKWSINTLGFRSNDKGEVTAIRGNEVRFENGGFEPIPGTEFEWPADLVFLAMGFVSPVKEDLIAQLQEAGLELDKAGNVKASFGTRVGSFATTIPKVYACGDVRRGQSLIVWAISEGRKCADQVNKALHSL is encoded by the coding sequence ATGGGTAAACCTACAGGTTTCGTTGAATACAAAAGAGAAGGTCTCAAATACGAGCCCAAAGAAACTAGAATTCAGAATTATAAAGAATTCGAAAAACCTTTCGAAGAGAGTGTAGCTAAAATCCAGGCAGCAAGATGCATGGATTGCGGAATACCTTTTTGCCATGGAGATACAGGCTGTCCTGTAGATAATTTAATTCCAGAGTTCAATGATTTCATTTACAAAGGCAAATGGAAAGAAGCTGTTGAGAATCTTCATAGCACAAATAATTTTCCCGAATTTACGGGAAGACTTTGTCCTGCACCCTGCGAAGGAGCTTGCACAGTTGGTTTGATTGATAAGCCAGTTTCCATCAAGGCAATTGAGCGCACAATTATTGATAGAGCCTTTGAAGAAGGTTGGGTTGTGCCTAAGCCGTCAGAGTATCGATCTGGAAAAAAAATAGCTGTAGTAGGATCAGGTCCGGCAGGACTCGCGGCTGCCCAACAGTTGGCGCGAGCAGGACACGATGTAGTAGTGTTTGAAAAAGCGGATCGAGTAGGTGGATTGTTGCGTTATGGAATTCCTGATTTCAAAATGGAGAAGCACCTGATTGATCGTAGAGTAAAGCAAATGGAAGCCGAGGGAGTTGTTTTTAAAACAAACACTCATGTTGGCAAGGACATCACCGCAAAACAGCTATTAGCCGAATATGACAGTATAGTTCTTGCGATGGGTGCTGAGCGTCCAAGGGATTTAAATGTTCCCGGTAGAGAGTTGAAAGGTGTTTACTTCGCAATGGATTTTCTGACATTTAATAACAAGAAAGTTTCAGGGGATAATGGCGATTTCATTTCCGCGAAAGACAAGAACGTTATTGTGATTGGTGGTGGTGATACAGGCTCTGATTGTGTTGGAACATCTAATCGTCACGGCGCAAAGTCCGTTACACAAATTGAACTTTTTCCTGAACCACCGAAAGACCGTGATCCTTCTACACCCTGGCCTCTTTATCCAAAGATGCTTCGAACTTCATCTAGCCAAGAAGAAGGAAATGTAGTTAGAAAATGGTCGATCAATACTCTTGGATTTAGAAGTAACGACAAAGGGGAAGTAACCGCTATTCGAGGAAATGAAGTTCGATTCGAGAATGGTGGTTTTGAGCCTATTCCGGGAACTGAATTTGAATGGCCTGCTGATTTGGTTTTCTTAGCTATGGGATTTGTATCTCCTGTAAAAGAAGATTTAATTGCCCAGTTGCAAGAAGCGGGACTTGAGCTAGATAAAGCCGGAAATGTGAAAGCTAGCTTTGGAACAAGAGTAGGATCTTTTGCAACTACGATTCCAAAAGTTTATGCATGTGGTGACGTTAGACGCGGACAATCTTTAATTGTATGGGCAATTTCAGAAGGACGAAAGTGCGCAGACCAAGTCAATAAAGCATTGCATTCGTTGTAA
- a CDS encoding ATP-binding protein codes for MILRLSEQLNCKIDSEKCLFLGELGLDGTVKPMRGLINILLNAKKEKFTSIVVPYANRFEATILEGLDIYTISHLSELESIVSGNKPKEMNGKKYEQYRPLFGEIQLYNDQTFAMRAIAIAIAGKHHMLMIGNPGAGKTMIARLAADLQSPLTEEEYIEILRIKSNAEPLLTEESLQVKRPFRSPHHTASDISVVGGGRDTRMGEITLAHNGILFLDELGEFKPQVIQALREPLEEGKITISRVNYHLTYPASFLLIAATNPCPCGYFGSNLKPCICPENKSQRYLSKISGPFLDRIDLNVKLNTFRKDKRSIVNIDLNEVYASIEQARNLQRERYKNSEYSFNGQVEGRFLKEIFPIHPNAEILWQKIQNYPENSVRKIHKIKKIARTIADLEASEEIKEGHIFEAMTLNQFSEKPIYLAA; via the coding sequence ATGATTTTACGTTTAAGTGAACAATTAAACTGTAAAATCGATTCTGAAAAATGTTTATTTTTAGGTGAACTCGGACTAGATGGAACTGTAAAACCAATGCGTGGGCTAATCAATATATTACTCAATGCAAAGAAAGAAAAATTTACCTCCATCGTTGTTCCCTATGCAAATCGATTTGAAGCAACGATCCTAGAAGGCTTAGATATTTACACCATTTCGCACCTTTCAGAATTAGAGAGCATTGTGTCTGGCAATAAACCAAAAGAGATGAACGGCAAAAAATATGAACAATACCGTCCTCTATTCGGAGAAATTCAGCTATATAACGATCAGACATTTGCCATGCGTGCTATCGCCATAGCCATCGCGGGTAAGCACCATATGCTCATGATTGGAAATCCCGGCGCCGGTAAAACTATGATTGCCCGTCTTGCCGCAGACTTGCAATCTCCCTTAACTGAAGAGGAATACATTGAAATTCTAAGAATTAAGTCCAACGCAGAACCGTTATTAACCGAAGAATCTCTACAAGTCAAAAGACCATTCCGAAGTCCCCATCATACAGCCTCTGATATTTCGGTTGTCGGTGGAGGAAGAGATACAAGAATGGGAGAAATTACTTTAGCGCATAATGGTATTTTGTTCCTAGATGAGCTCGGTGAATTCAAACCACAAGTCATACAAGCACTGCGTGAGCCTTTAGAAGAAGGGAAAATTACCATTTCCCGCGTGAATTACCATCTCACCTACCCTGCTTCTTTTCTACTGATTGCCGCGACGAATCCCTGTCCCTGCGGATACTTTGGTAGTAACCTCAAACCCTGTATTTGTCCTGAAAATAAATCGCAGAGATACCTTTCAAAAATATCAGGACCATTTCTAGACAGAATTGATTTGAATGTAAAATTAAATACATTTAGAAAAGACAAACGTAGCATTGTAAATATTGATTTAAATGAAGTCTATGCGTCAATTGAGCAGGCAAGAAATCTTCAAAGAGAGAGATATAAAAATTCAGAATATTCTTTTAACGGACAAGTCGAGGGTCGTTTCCTTAAGGAAATATTTCCAATTCACCCGAACGCTGAAATTCTCTGGCAAAAAATCCAAAACTATCCCGAGAATTCAGTTCGAAAGATTCATAAGATAAAAAAAATTGCTCGCACGATTGCTGATTTGGAAGCGTCAGAGGAAATCAAAGAAGGACATATTTTTGAAGCTATGACTTTAAATCAATTTTCAGAGAAACCGATTTATCTAGCTGCTTGA
- a CDS encoding Mg-chelatase subunit ChlI domain protein — MITNMGYAFSSNLDGLSTKTIRVEVNIKRGIPRFTIVGLAAASIKESTERVHIAIENSGFFFPMQSILVNLAPAGARKDGSWFDLSLRL, encoded by the coding sequence ATGATTACAAACATGGGCTACGCATTCAGCTCAAACCTGGACGGACTTAGCACTAAAACAATTCGAGTAGAAGTAAATATTAAAAGGGGCATACCACGATTTACCATTGTAGGTCTTGCCGCGGCAAGTATCAAAGAATCTACAGAGCGAGTTCATATTGCAATTGAAAATAGCGGATTCTTTTTTCCCATGCAGAGTATACTTGTTAACCTCGCGCCGGCGGGTGCCAGAAAAGATGGAAGTTGGTTTGATCTTTCATTGCGTTTATGA
- a CDS encoding DUF1501 domain-containing protein, whose protein sequence is MISRKQFLKYAALATAGLSLSDKLKITAELEAASLSATGKTLIHVLLEGGPDFLHLIVPKPSSDTTSYGYKYWNNRTKTVSRGTEVANPNSWVNAYSKDYQEFNLDGQTFGVLKGDSGSNIGYNGWLISQIQAGKVAIICNVKHSSSRDHSNSLMVAQTGLYASNPLQTSVQGWGGQLINALGQASTPRLLSMTYGLRQFCSTSSSATNKAVSFSDSRKFGLTRTADLGTESNTDLRFKRARAMQTYLQARNADTTWNTNNPLFKKFTSQHSKLLGLTDSVKTILSTSNPQSTDIANLYAKTGNTGLVLKDTGFGRQIANLYDALQVPALNMRIASLAYGGWDSHKNQKTDIEPQFDDLFGTGKAFDTLFKQTGGASVLANSVLMFYGEFGRQLKANGDGGTDHGRGNFIILVGGKVNGGIYGTLFPDKDKDNFDKANRDIDTTKTDEFTSFDPIYNRIASWMNGSANSITLTLSGETTFIDKSGVKNLNNATLLSDV, encoded by the coding sequence ATGATTTCTCGTAAACAATTTTTAAAATATGCAGCACTCGCTACTGCTGGTTTATCCCTTAGCGACAAACTAAAAATTACCGCCGAACTAGAAGCAGCGAGTCTTTCTGCAACCGGCAAAACTCTGATTCATGTTCTGCTAGAAGGTGGTCCCGACTTCCTACATTTAATTGTTCCAAAACCTAGTTCAGACACTACAAGCTACGGATATAAGTATTGGAACAATAGAACAAAAACAGTTAGTCGCGGCACCGAAGTCGCAAACCCTAATTCTTGGGTTAATGCTTACTCAAAAGACTATCAAGAATTTAATTTAGATGGTCAGACATTTGGTGTTTTAAAGGGTGATTCTGGTTCTAACATAGGTTATAATGGATGGCTGATTTCTCAAATCCAAGCGGGGAAAGTCGCTATTATCTGCAATGTAAAACATTCTTCCAGTCGTGACCATTCCAATTCTCTAATGGTTGCCCAAACAGGATTATATGCAAGTAACCCATTACAAACCTCGGTTCAGGGTTGGGGTGGACAATTAATCAATGCACTGGGCCAAGCCTCCACACCTAGACTACTTTCGATGACTTATGGACTCAGACAATTCTGTAGCACATCTTCGTCAGCCACCAACAAAGCTGTTTCCTTTTCCGATTCTAGAAAATTCGGACTTACTAGAACTGCTGATTTAGGAACTGAGTCAAATACAGATTTGAGATTCAAACGAGCACGAGCAATGCAAACCTATTTACAGGCAAGAAATGCAGACACAACTTGGAATACAAACAATCCACTCTTTAAAAAATTTACATCTCAGCATTCCAAGTTGCTAGGACTAACGGATAGCGTTAAAACTATATTATCTACATCCAATCCTCAATCGACCGACATTGCAAATCTTTATGCTAAGACAGGCAATACTGGTTTAGTTTTAAAGGACACGGGTTTTGGAAGACAAATTGCGAACCTTTACGATGCTTTACAAGTCCCAGCGCTTAATATGCGAATAGCCTCTCTTGCCTACGGAGGATGGGACTCGCATAAAAACCAAAAGACTGATATAGAGCCCCAGTTCGATGATCTATTTGGAACGGGAAAAGCCTTTGATACACTATTCAAACAAACTGGTGGAGCAAGTGTCTTAGCCAATTCTGTTTTAATGTTCTATGGAGAATTTGGAAGACAGCTAAAGGCAAACGGGGATGGGGGAACAGATCATGGACGTGGAAATTTTATTATCTTAGTTGGAGGAAAAGTAAACGGCGGAATCTATGGAACTCTTTTTCCTGATAAGGATAAGGATAATTTTGATAAGGCTAATCGTGATATAGATACTACGAAGACTGATGAGTTTACTTCTTTTGATCCAATTTACAATCGGATTGCGAGTTGGATGAATGGATCGGCGAACAGTATTACTCTTACTTTAAGTGGGGAGACGACTTTCATCGATAAAAGTGGCGTTAAAAATCTAAATAATGCAACTTTGCTGAGTGATGTTTAA